The Bacteroidales bacterium genome window below encodes:
- a CDS encoding ABC transporter ATP-binding protein yields MPDIVIKIENLSKQYRLGQIGTGTLRDDLNRFWAKIRGKEDPTLKIGQANILKNKNSDNKELLSEYIWALKDINFEVEKGNVLGIIGKNGAGKSTLLKILSKVTSPTTGSVRVKGRIASLLEVGTGFHPELSGRENIFLNGAILGMTKAEIRAKLDEIVDFAGVAKYIDTPVKRYSSGMYVRLAFAVAAHLEPEILVVDEVLAVGDAEFQKKALGKMQNISKGQGRTVLFVSHNMTAIETLCQKVIVLKNGNINFSGKAEEGIFKYLENDGSGKNYLIKDGISYLHNDLRIFDVQINGSNSNMVYIDENSDSIDFNLTGNLSVKKRMALEIRIFDFRENLLAFFSPGHLYGELKTYEAGRFEIIEKIKMPANISKGEYFISFLVSHPNVESYVVSHKHVKLISRGVKTTTGFELEYKNRGFIILERKS; encoded by the coding sequence ATGCCCGACATAGTAATAAAAATAGAAAACCTCAGCAAACAATACCGTCTCGGGCAGATTGGCACAGGAACTTTGCGTGATGATTTAAATCGTTTTTGGGCAAAAATCAGAGGGAAGGAAGACCCAACCCTTAAAATCGGGCAGGCAAATATCTTAAAAAATAAAAACTCTGATAACAAAGAACTTCTCTCTGAATATATCTGGGCACTAAAAGACATTAATTTTGAAGTTGAGAAAGGCAATGTGCTTGGTATCATAGGCAAAAATGGTGCGGGGAAATCAACCTTATTAAAAATTTTATCAAAAGTTACCTCTCCAACCACAGGTAGTGTCCGGGTAAAAGGGCGCATTGCCAGCCTGCTCGAAGTCGGTACCGGTTTTCACCCTGAATTATCCGGACGTGAAAACATCTTCCTTAATGGCGCTATACTTGGGATGACCAAAGCTGAAATACGCGCTAAACTTGACGAAATAGTTGATTTTGCAGGCGTAGCAAAATATATTGACACTCCGGTAAAGAGATACAGCAGCGGCATGTATGTGCGTCTGGCTTTTGCTGTGGCAGCACATCTCGAACCGGAGATTCTTGTGGTGGACGAAGTGCTGGCAGTAGGAGATGCTGAATTTCAGAAAAAAGCATTGGGAAAAATGCAGAATATTTCAAAAGGGCAGGGAAGAACCGTTTTATTTGTCAGTCATAATATGACTGCCATTGAGACCCTTTGTCAAAAAGTTATAGTGTTAAAAAATGGAAACATTAATTTTTCAGGTAAAGCAGAAGAGGGAATTTTTAAATATCTTGAAAACGATGGATCCGGCAAAAATTATTTAATAAAAGATGGTATAAGTTATTTACACAACGACCTGAGAATTTTTGACGTGCAAATCAATGGAAGCAACTCTAATATGGTTTATATTGACGAGAACTCTGATAGCATTGATTTTAACTTGACAGGCAATTTAAGTGTAAAAAAACGCATGGCGCTTGAAATCAGAATTTTTGATTTCAGAGAAAACCTGCTGGCATTTTTTTCTCCCGGGCATTTATACGGCGAACTAAAAACCTATGAAGCCGGAAGATTTGAAATAATTGAGAAAATCAAAATGCCCGCGAATATTTCAAAAGGAGAGTATTTTATCAGTTTTTTAGTTTCTCATCCGAATGTCGAATCTTATGTTGTATCACACAAGCATGTAAAATTGATTTCAAGGGGAGTAAAAACAACCACCGGTTTTGAACTGGAATATAAAAACAGGGGATTTATTATTTTGGAAAGAAAAAGCTAA
- the gmd gene encoding GDP-mannose 4,6-dehydratase, producing MKNALISGITGQDGSYLAELLLEKNYIVHGIIRRSSSFNTFRIDHLYNNPEILNKRLFLYYGDMNDSSNLNRIIEKTQPDEIYNLAAQSHVQVSFEMPEYTAEADGIGALRFLDAIKDVGIKTKFYQASTSELYGLAQSVPQNEKTPFYPRSPYAVAKLYAYWIVVNYREAYNLFACNGILFNHESERRGKTFVSRKISVAVANIMTGKDEILLLGNLDSRRDWGYAPEYIEGMWRILQHEKPEDFVLATNETHTVREFVEEAFKVLGEEIEWAGSGVDEKGYLKSNGKMVVGINPRYFRPTEVDLLIGDYSKAKKLLGWKPKTKFKDLVRIMVRADFEKAKKRL from the coding sequence ATGAAAAATGCACTTATATCTGGTATTACAGGTCAGGACGGAAGTTACCTGGCTGAGTTGTTATTAGAGAAAAATTATATTGTGCATGGTATTATCAGGCGTTCAAGTTCTTTCAATACTTTCAGAATTGACCATTTGTATAACAATCCCGAAATATTAAACAAACGTTTATTTTTATACTACGGGGATATGAACGATTCTTCAAATCTTAACCGTATTATTGAAAAAACACAACCCGACGAGATATATAATCTGGCAGCACAAAGCCATGTCCAGGTTTCTTTTGAAATGCCTGAATATACAGCAGAAGCTGACGGAATTGGGGCTCTCAGGTTTTTAGACGCCATTAAAGATGTTGGGATAAAAACCAAATTTTATCAGGCATCAACATCTGAGCTTTATGGTCTGGCGCAATCGGTACCGCAGAACGAAAAAACACCTTTTTATCCGCGAAGCCCTTACGCCGTAGCTAAGCTTTATGCATACTGGATTGTGGTTAATTATCGGGAAGCTTATAATCTATTTGCATGCAATGGTATTCTTTTCAATCATGAAAGTGAAAGGAGAGGAAAAACATTTGTATCAAGAAAAATCAGTGTTGCCGTTGCCAATATCATGACGGGAAAGGATGAAATCCTGCTGTTGGGAAATCTTGACTCCCGGCGTGACTGGGGTTATGCCCCGGAATACATCGAAGGTATGTGGAGGATATTGCAGCATGAAAAACCCGAAGACTTTGTGCTGGCAACCAACGAAACGCATACCGTCCGTGAATTTGTGGAAGAGGCCTTTAAAGTGCTGGGCGAAGAAATAGAGTGGGCAGGAAGCGGTGTTGATGAAAAAGGGTATTTAAAATCAAACGGAAAGATGGTGGTGGGTATAAACCCCAGGTATTTCAGGCCAACAGAAGTAGATCTTTTGATAGGCGATTATTCAAAAGCCAAAAAACTTTTAGGATGGAAACCAAAGACTAAGTTCAAAGACCTGGTGAGGATTATGGTAAGGGCTGATTTTGAAAAAGCAAAAAAAAGATTATAG
- a CDS encoding GDP-L-fucose synthase gives MEKSSKIYIAGHNGLVGSAIAQNLKQKGYNNIIGKDIRELDLRDSDAVNAYFQKENPEYVFLAAAKVGGIMANNTYRAEFIFDNLMIQNNVIHNSYLHGVKKLLFLGSTCIYPGQCPQPMKEEYLLTGELEYTNEPYAIAKIGGIKMCESYNIQYGTNFLSVMPTNLYGPNDNFDLEKSHVLPAMLRKIYLAKCMEADNFDEIRKDLVLEPIENVDGNSAIEEIIFILEKYGIKKNNNVISVEIWGSGEPLREFLWSEEMADACVFIMEKVNFSDVAGSSGEIRNTHINIGTGREISIKNLAYLVKETIGFTGELFFNKEKPDGTVRKLTDTKKLNALGWKHKIEIEQGVIMMYDWYRGRHLIKQADH, from the coding sequence ATGGAAAAAAGCAGCAAAATATATATTGCAGGGCATAACGGGCTGGTGGGCTCGGCTATTGCTCAAAACCTGAAGCAAAAGGGATATAATAATATCATCGGAAAAGATATACGGGAGCTTGATCTGCGTGATTCTGATGCTGTAAACGCTTACTTTCAGAAAGAAAATCCGGAATATGTTTTTCTGGCCGCAGCCAAAGTCGGAGGAATTATGGCAAATAATACATATCGTGCTGAGTTCATCTTTGATAATTTAATGATACAGAACAATGTGATACACAACTCCTACCTGCACGGAGTAAAAAAATTACTGTTTCTGGGCAGTACATGTATTTATCCCGGGCAATGTCCTCAGCCCATGAAGGAAGAATATTTACTTACCGGTGAACTTGAATATACCAACGAACCTTATGCTATAGCAAAAATTGGCGGAATAAAAATGTGCGAAAGCTATAACATACAATATGGAACAAATTTTTTAAGCGTAATGCCCACGAATTTGTACGGGCCCAATGATAATTTTGACCTTGAAAAAAGTCATGTTCTGCCCGCTATGTTACGCAAGATATATCTGGCAAAATGCATGGAAGCGGATAATTTTGATGAAATAAGAAAGGATCTTGTCTTAGAACCCATAGAAAATGTAGATGGCAATTCAGCAATAGAAGAAATTATTTTTATATTGGAGAAATATGGAATAAAAAAAAATAATAATGTTATAAGCGTTGAAATATGGGGTAGCGGTGAACCTCTGCGCGAATTTTTGTGGAGTGAAGAAATGGCAGACGCCTGTGTATTTATCATGGAAAAGGTTAATTTCTCTGATGTGGCAGGCAGCAGCGGCGAGATACGGAATACCCACATTAACATTGGTACCGGCAGGGAAATTTCCATTAAAAACCTGGCATATCTGGTAAAAGAAACCATAGGTTTTACCGGCGAATTATTTTTTAATAAAGAAAAACCTGACGGCACCGTGCGGAAACTTACCGATACAAAAAAACTCAATGCCTTGGGCTGGAAACACAAAATAGAAATTGAGCAGGGTGTTATCATGATGTACGACTGGTACAGGGGAAGACATTTAATAAAACAGGCCGATCACTGA
- a CDS encoding glycosyltransferase family 10 yields METIKIDFVDFYPNFVKNNNELYNALSKKFNLQISSSPDYIIYSCYGNEHLKYDCIKIFFTGENLVPDFNFCDYAIGFHFIDFEDRYLRLPLAVIRKPYASLPDKKIDKEKALNRKFCNFVYSNQGNFNSIRNRFFHELLKYKHIDSGGRVLNNIGAPVKDKLAFIADYKFTIAIENSSVNGYVTEKIIDPMSVNSVPIYWGSKSIDADFNTASFIVIKDDSDKAIQEAIEKIIFLDTHDDEYIKLLSQPWLKPGQYVNYEEVLCDFFGHIIEQPHKDAYRRALNGFNMRHVGRMIKLYESVKNRTIDNEISFREIMKLLLRKVKGKCPYK; encoded by the coding sequence ATGGAAACGATAAAAATTGACTTTGTGGATTTCTATCCCAATTTTGTAAAAAACAATAATGAACTCTATAATGCATTATCTAAAAAATTTAATCTGCAGATAAGTTCTTCTCCTGATTATATTATTTATTCATGTTACGGAAACGAGCATTTAAAGTATGATTGTATAAAAATATTTTTTACAGGAGAGAACCTGGTGCCCGATTTTAATTTTTGCGACTATGCTATTGGATTTCATTTTATTGATTTTGAAGACAGGTATCTGCGATTACCTTTGGCTGTGATAAGAAAGCCTTATGCAAGTCTTCCCGATAAAAAGATTGATAAAGAAAAAGCCTTAAACCGCAAGTTCTGTAATTTTGTGTATTCAAATCAGGGAAATTTCAATTCCATAAGAAACAGATTCTTTCATGAGCTTTTAAAATACAAACATATAGACTCCGGGGGCCGTGTGTTAAATAATATTGGCGCCCCTGTGAAGGACAAACTGGCATTTATTGCCGATTATAAATTTACCATTGCCATAGAAAACTCAAGCGTGAACGGGTATGTTACCGAAAAAATTATTGACCCCATGTCGGTTAATTCAGTACCGATTTACTGGGGGAGTAAAAGTATTGATGCGGACTTTAATACCGCTTCATTTATTGTTATAAAAGACGATAGCGATAAGGCAATACAGGAAGCTATAGAAAAAATAATTTTTCTGGATACCCACGATGATGAATACATAAAACTTTTATCGCAACCATGGCTAAAACCCGGACAATATGTAAACTATGAAGAAGTTTTATGTGATTTTTTCGGGCACATTATTGAACAACCTCACAAAGATGCATACAGAAGGGCACTTAACGGGTTTAATATGAGGCATGTTGGAAGAATGATTAAGTTATATGAGAGTGTTAAGAACAGGACGATAGATAATGAAATCAGTTTCAGGGAAATAATGAAATTATTATTAAGAAAGGTAAAAGGAAAATGCCCTTATAAATAG
- a CDS encoding HAD-IB family phosphatase, translated as MKFIFDLDGTITAQETLPVIAKKFHLEKEILNLTNETIKGNIPFVESFIRRVHVLGKLSVSEISDLLSRVRLHKKVLKFINENKDNCVIATGNLDCWIDKLSSKIDCVCYNSVAKVEKNKVVSIEYILNKDEVVKKYKELGEKVVYIGDGNNDMEAMRISDISIAAGLIHYPANSILTVADYLIFNEEALCRQLNQLL; from the coding sequence ATGAAGTTTATTTTTGACCTGGATGGCACTATAACTGCACAGGAAACATTACCTGTCATAGCCAAGAAATTTCATTTGGAGAAAGAAATTTTAAATCTCACCAATGAAACTATAAAAGGTAATATTCCTTTTGTTGAAAGTTTTATACGGAGGGTACATGTATTGGGCAAATTGTCGGTTTCTGAAATTTCAGATTTACTTTCACGCGTTAGATTGCATAAAAAGGTTTTGAAATTCATTAATGAAAATAAAGATAATTGTGTAATAGCAACTGGCAATCTGGATTGCTGGATAGATAAACTTTCATCAAAAATTGATTGTGTCTGTTATAATTCTGTTGCAAAAGTTGAGAAAAACAAAGTAGTTTCAATTGAATACATATTAAACAAGGACGAAGTGGTTAAAAAATATAAAGAATTGGGAGAAAAAGTAGTTTATATTGGAGACGGAAATAATGATATGGAAGCCATGCGTATTTCCGATATCTCTATTGCTGCTGGATTAATTCATTATCCTGCCAATAGTATTTTAACCGTTGCAGATTATTTAATTTTTAATGAGGAGGCCTTATGTCGTCAGTTAAATCAGTTGTTATAA
- a CDS encoding NTP transferase domain-containing protein produces MSSVKSVVISCAGIGSRLGLGQTKALITLNGRSLIRWQLELLKDFEDIRIVVGYQANDVIKEVLKFRKDVIFVYNHDYFNTKTGASFYLGAKDANDFVIEWDGDLLVHPDDVSKIMDTQDEFIGYSDIVSDEAVFVKTNNKGDVLSFSREHGDYEWTGPACIRKSKLQFTRGNVFEQLEPYLPMKGLMVRAYDIDTYDDYKRIITIIKTW; encoded by the coding sequence ATGTCGTCAGTTAAATCAGTTGTTATAAGTTGTGCCGGTATAGGCTCACGTCTGGGTCTTGGACAAACAAAAGCGTTGATCACTCTTAACGGAAGATCTCTAATCAGGTGGCAGCTGGAGTTACTTAAAGATTTTGAAGATATTAGAATTGTTGTCGGATATCAGGCAAATGACGTGATCAAAGAAGTTTTAAAATTCCGGAAAGACGTAATATTTGTATATAATCATGATTATTTTAATACTAAAACAGGGGCGAGTTTTTATTTGGGAGCTAAAGACGCCAACGATTTCGTAATTGAATGGGACGGTGATCTTCTGGTTCATCCCGACGATGTTTCAAAAATTATGGACACCCAAGATGAGTTTATTGGATATTCAGACATTGTATCAGACGAAGCCGTATTTGTTAAAACCAATAATAAAGGAGATGTTTTATCTTTCTCCAGAGAGCATGGAGATTACGAATGGACAGGCCCTGCATGTATAAGAAAATCAAAACTTCAATTCACCCGGGGCAATGTTTTTGAACAGCTTGAGCCCTATTTGCCAATGAAAGGCCTGATGGTACGAGCTTATGATATTGATACTTACGATGATTATAAACGAATTATAACCATCATAAAAACATGGTAA
- a CDS encoding class I SAM-dependent methyltransferase yields the protein MKNKNSLDFFYNMAKDNPDEKAVKITKQSDFTKLDSAFILSFADKKTTILDLASGSGLIINKIYDRVAKIVAVEYFEQFSKYIIKASNVIVVNEDISKYTTKDKFDLITLFGVVQYFDEEETFNLYKKYINNLKHNGKIIVKNQFGVKEDVIISGYSNELKKDYFSHYRTLQKESDMLKKAGFNHLNIVDIYPPECSRWDNTHFYALVAER from the coding sequence ATGAAAAATAAAAACTCCCTTGATTTCTTTTATAATATGGCAAAAGATAATCCTGATGAAAAAGCAGTGAAAATTACAAAACAAAGTGATTTTACCAAACTTGATTCAGCGTTCATTCTGTCTTTTGCAGATAAAAAAACAACTATACTTGATTTGGCTAGTGGTTCGGGACTTATTATTAATAAGATATATGACAGGGTTGCAAAAATTGTAGCTGTCGAATATTTTGAACAGTTTTCAAAATATATTATTAAGGCTAGTAATGTTATTGTTGTTAATGAAGATATTTCAAAATATACAACCAAAGACAAGTTTGATTTGATTACATTATTTGGTGTTGTACAATATTTTGACGAAGAAGAAACATTTAATCTCTATAAAAAATATATCAATAATCTTAAACATAATGGGAAAATTATAGTCAAAAACCAATTTGGGGTTAAAGAAGACGTAATCATAAGCGGATATTCAAATGAGCTAAAAAAAGATTATTTTTCCCATTATAGAACACTGCAAAAGGAATCGGATATGCTAAAAAAAGCCGGATTTAATCATCTAAATATTGTTGACATATATCCGCCAGAATGCAGCAGATGGGATAATACACATTTTTATGCACTGGTCGCAGAAAGGTAA